From a region of the Neobacillus niacini genome:
- a CDS encoding YtxH domain-containing protein: protein MGKNLFLKGIIYGALAGGALSLLDKKTRQDMKVNVKKAYEQVSYVVRHPGEITENVKETAKKLRNTIEQVSEDISYITEKVDELRELTPQVKEVIKETKSTFSKHEDSAIVDDLLKEIVVEEETAEK, encoded by the coding sequence ATGGGTAAAAATTTATTTTTGAAAGGCATAATCTATGGTGCCTTAGCAGGTGGAGCACTTAGCTTATTAGATAAGAAAACACGACAGGATATGAAGGTAAATGTGAAAAAAGCGTATGAGCAGGTTTCTTATGTGGTTCGCCATCCTGGAGAAATCACGGAAAATGTTAAGGAGACCGCAAAAAAACTTAGGAATACGATTGAACAGGTTAGCGAGGACATTTCTTACATTACTGAAAAAGTGGACGAACTACGTGAGTTGACTCCTCAGGTAAAAGAAGTGATCAAGGAAACGAAAAGTACTTTCTCAAAACATGAAGATTCTGCAATCGTCGACGATTTATTAAAAGAGATTGTTGTGGAAGAAGAAACAGCAGAGAAATAA
- a CDS encoding DUF1128 domain-containing protein — protein MNLSEKTVENVEYMIEQIKEKLKVLNLGAIKPSHFDEDMYEELKEIYEMVMKKPSFSPNEMQALVEELGNLRKK, from the coding sequence ATGAATTTATCAGAGAAAACAGTTGAAAATGTGGAGTATATGATTGAACAAATAAAAGAAAAATTAAAGGTATTAAATCTCGGAGCCATTAAGCCTTCACACTTTGATGAAGACATGTACGAGGAACTAAAAGAAATTTATGAGATGGTTATGAAAAAACCCTCATTTAGCCCGAACGAAATGCAAGCTTTAGTAGAGGAATTAGGAAACCTTCGCAAAAAATAA
- the map gene encoding type I methionyl aminopeptidase has protein sequence MIVLKSQREIDAMKKAGEILASCHKEIAKMIKPGITTWEIDEFVDDFLIKHNATPQQKGYKGYKYATCASINDEICHGFPRKEPLKDGDIVTIDMVVNYNGGLADSAWSYAVGSVSKETEHLLKVTKEALYKGIEQAVPGNRIGDIGYAIQTYVEGEGLSVVRDFIGHGIGAVIHEKPDVPHYGLPGKGPRIKEGMVFTIEPMVNIGMYQTKMDSNGWTARTIDGKYSAQYEHTIAITKNGPIILTEQDK, from the coding sequence ATGATTGTTCTTAAATCACAGCGGGAAATCGACGCGATGAAAAAAGCAGGAGAAATTCTTGCTTCATGTCATAAAGAAATTGCAAAAATGATTAAGCCAGGTATAACAACTTGGGAAATTGATGAGTTTGTGGATGATTTTCTTATAAAACACAATGCCACCCCACAGCAAAAGGGCTATAAAGGTTATAAATACGCCACCTGTGCCAGCATTAACGACGAAATATGTCATGGATTCCCTAGAAAAGAGCCGTTAAAGGATGGGGATATCGTAACCATAGATATGGTGGTCAATTATAATGGCGGATTAGCGGATTCTGCATGGTCTTATGCTGTTGGAAGTGTCTCTAAGGAAACAGAGCATTTATTAAAAGTTACAAAAGAGGCGCTTTATAAAGGAATTGAGCAGGCTGTCCCTGGAAATCGAATTGGAGATATCGGTTATGCTATTCAAACCTATGTCGAAGGGGAAGGGTTATCAGTAGTTCGTGATTTTATTGGTCATGGAATTGGTGCGGTTATACATGAAAAACCCGATGTACCACATTACGGACTGCCTGGAAAAGGTCCTAGAATAAAAGAAGGAATGGTATTTACGATTGAGCCAATGGTCAATATCGGCATGTACCAAACAAAAATGGATAGTAATGGCTGGACAGCTAGGACGATTGATGGGAAATATTCGGCACAGTATGAACACACCATTGCCATCACTAAGAATGGTCCAATTATTTTAACTGAACAGGATAAATAA
- a CDS encoding helix-turn-helix domain-containing protein, whose translation MIGDRVKKLRLEKRMSLSELAEQAGVAKSYLSSLERNLQRNPSIQFLEKISSVLNVPVDHLINEHINKEELDSDWMSIVKEAMDSGVSKEQFRDFIEFNKWRIGQNNNE comes from the coding sequence ATGATAGGTGATCGTGTAAAAAAATTACGTTTAGAAAAAAGGATGTCATTATCAGAACTAGCTGAGCAAGCTGGAGTTGCTAAATCTTACTTAAGCTCTCTAGAGAGAAACCTGCAAAGAAATCCATCTATTCAATTCCTAGAAAAGATTTCTTCTGTATTAAACGTTCCTGTTGACCATTTAATAAATGAACACATTAATAAAGAAGAGTTAGATAGTGATTGGATGAGTATTGTTAAAGAGGCGATGGATTCGGGTGTTTCAAAAGAACAATTTCGCGATTTTATTGAATTCAATAAGTGGCGAATTGGTCAAAATAATAATGAATAA
- a CDS encoding anti-repressor SinI family protein, with product MGITGSLKNGMDAEWLALILEAKELGISKEAILNFLHQNEVGEVVLKNR from the coding sequence GTGGGAATAACTGGTAGTTTGAAGAATGGAATGGATGCAGAGTGGTTAGCTCTTATTTTAGAGGCTAAGGAGCTAGGAATTTCGAAGGAGGCAATCCTTAATTTTCTCCATCAAAACGAGGTAGGAGAGGTAGTACTAAAGAATCGCTAA
- the hutH gene encoding histidine ammonia-lyase: MIMLTGQSLTLEQMKEVLYRNEKVFPSEKSMDLVKKSREAVEKIVSNHKVVYGINTGFGKFSDVIIDKEHVRDLQLNLIRSHACGVGDPFPEIVSKAMVLLRANALLKGYSGVRPIVIEKLLELVNTEIIPVIPEQGSLGASGDLAPLSHLALVLIGEGEVFYKGNRMESIHALQMEGIHPITLEAKEGLALINGTQAMTAMGIIGYLEAEQLALESELIASMTIEGLIGIMDAFDEEVHIARGYQQQIDTAARIRRYLCDSLLTSVQGEYRVQDAYSIRCIPQVHGASWQALDYVKEKLEIEMNAATDNPLIFDDGEKVISGGNFHGQPIAFAMDFMKIAVAELANISERRIERLVNPQLNDLPPFLSPEPGLQSGAMIMQYAAASLVSENKTLAHPASVDSIPSSANQEDHVSMGTIASRHAYQIIQNARRVLAIELICAMQAVEIRGVEKMASQTKRVYEKGRELVASIKKDRIFSKDIERAATGLKEWDLKKLIQKFDNVK, encoded by the coding sequence ATGATCATGCTAACAGGTCAAAGTTTAACGTTGGAGCAAATGAAAGAAGTTTTATATCGAAACGAAAAGGTTTTTCCTTCTGAGAAAAGTATGGATCTTGTAAAAAAAAGCCGCGAAGCAGTGGAGAAAATCGTTTCCAATCATAAAGTGGTATACGGTATAAATACTGGTTTTGGTAAGTTCAGTGATGTCATAATCGATAAAGAACACGTCAGGGATTTACAACTAAACTTAATTCGTTCCCATGCATGTGGAGTCGGGGACCCTTTTCCTGAGATCGTTTCAAAGGCGATGGTGCTTTTACGAGCCAATGCACTGTTAAAAGGATATTCAGGTGTTAGACCGATCGTGATTGAGAAACTATTGGAATTGGTCAATACTGAAATCATACCGGTAATTCCGGAGCAGGGATCACTGGGTGCGAGCGGTGATTTGGCGCCGCTCTCCCATTTAGCGTTAGTGCTTATTGGGGAAGGGGAAGTATTTTACAAAGGAAACCGCATGGAATCGATTCATGCACTTCAAATGGAAGGGATTCATCCGATAACTTTAGAGGCAAAAGAGGGTCTCGCATTAATTAATGGAACCCAGGCAATGACCGCCATGGGAATTATCGGTTATCTTGAAGCAGAACAGCTGGCGTTAGAAAGTGAACTTATCGCATCAATGACAATAGAAGGATTGATTGGAATCATGGATGCGTTTGATGAGGAAGTTCATATTGCAAGGGGCTACCAGCAGCAAATTGACACCGCAGCGAGAATCCGCCGTTACCTATGTGACAGTTTACTAACCAGTGTTCAAGGCGAATACAGGGTTCAAGATGCTTATTCGATAAGGTGTATTCCACAGGTTCATGGGGCTTCCTGGCAGGCATTGGATTATGTAAAAGAAAAATTAGAAATCGAAATGAATGCGGCAACAGACAATCCATTAATATTTGATGATGGAGAAAAGGTTATTTCTGGAGGGAATTTTCATGGTCAGCCGATTGCTTTCGCGATGGATTTTATGAAAATTGCAGTGGCAGAGCTGGCGAATATATCTGAAAGACGTATCGAAAGACTAGTAAATCCACAGTTGAACGATTTGCCGCCTTTCCTAAGCCCTGAGCCTGGTTTGCAGTCAGGTGCGATGATTATGCAATATGCGGCCGCGTCGTTAGTATCAGAAAATAAAACACTGGCACACCCAGCAAGTGTCGATTCCATTCCCTCTTCTGCCAATCAAGAAGACCATGTGAGCATGGGAACGATCGCCTCTAGACATGCGTATCAAATTATTCAGAATGCACGAAGAGTGCTGGCGATTGAACTAATTTGTGCCATGCAGGCGGTTGAAATCCGCGGGGTAGAAAAAATGGCCAGCCAGACCAAGCGGGTGTATGAGAAGGGGCGGGAGCTTGTTGCTTCCATAAAGAAGGATCGCATCTTTTCAAAAGATATTGAAAGGGCTGCAACAGGTCTAAAAGAATGGGACTTAAAGAAGCTTATCCAAAAATTTGATAATGTTAAGTAG
- a CDS encoding DNA topoisomerase III, whose translation MKKSVVIAEKPSVARDIARVLNCHKKGNGFLEGDKYIVTWALGHLVTLADPEVYDEKYKSWKIEDLPMLPNELKLVVIKQSSKQFHAVKSQLQRSDVGEIVIATDSGREGELVARWILVKAKVNKPTKRLWISSVTDKAIKDGFANLKPGKAYENLYESAVARSEADWYIGLNATRALTTRFNAQLNCGRVQTPTVAIIAAREDEIKNFKSQTYYGIEAQTSDNLKLTWQDANGNSRSFDKEKIDAIVKKLGKQNALIKDIEKKQKKSFSPGLYDLTELQRDANKIFGYSAKETLNIMQKLYEQHKVLTYPRTDSRYLSSDIVGTLPERLRACGVGEYRPLTNKILSKPIKVSKSFVDDSKVSDHHAIIPTEGYVNFSAFTDKERKIYDLVVKRFLAVLFPAFEYEQLTLRAKIGEENFVARGKTILSSGWKEVYQNRFEDEDGADDLKEQILPRIEKGDILNLKLIAQTSGQTSPPARFNEATLLTAMENPTKYMETNDKQLAETLKSTGGLGTVATRADIIEKLFNSFLLEKRGKDIYLTSKGRQLLDLVPEELKSPALTAEWEQKLDQIAKGKLKKDVFISEMKKYTKEIVAEIKASNKKYKHDNISTKSCPDCGKPMLEVNGKKGKMLVCQDRECGHRKNVSRVTNARCPQCHKKLELRGEGEGQVFACKCGHREKLSVFEARRKKESGGKVDKRTVQKYLKNQNKEEEPINTALADALKKLNLK comes from the coding sequence ATGAAAAAAAGTGTAGTTATAGCCGAAAAACCTTCTGTTGCTCGTGATATAGCACGGGTATTGAATTGTCATAAAAAAGGAAACGGATTTTTAGAAGGAGATAAATACATTGTTACATGGGCACTAGGTCATTTAGTTACCCTTGCAGATCCGGAAGTGTATGACGAAAAATATAAATCATGGAAAATAGAAGATTTACCGATGCTTCCGAATGAGCTAAAGCTTGTTGTCATTAAGCAATCTAGTAAGCAGTTTCATGCTGTGAAAAGCCAACTGCAACGCTCTGATGTCGGGGAGATTGTTATTGCAACAGATAGCGGTCGTGAGGGCGAATTAGTTGCAAGATGGATACTTGTTAAGGCAAAGGTTAATAAACCTACAAAACGCCTATGGATATCTTCCGTTACGGATAAAGCAATTAAAGATGGCTTTGCCAACCTGAAGCCGGGCAAAGCATATGAAAATTTATATGAATCTGCTGTTGCGCGGTCAGAAGCGGATTGGTATATAGGGCTGAATGCAACCCGTGCATTAACAACCCGTTTTAATGCCCAGCTAAATTGTGGCCGGGTTCAAACTCCAACAGTAGCAATCATTGCAGCACGGGAGGATGAAATAAAAAACTTCAAATCTCAAACGTATTACGGAATCGAAGCGCAAACCTCAGACAATTTAAAATTGACTTGGCAGGATGCAAACGGAAATAGCCGAAGCTTTGATAAAGAGAAAATCGACGCGATTGTGAAAAAACTGGGCAAACAAAACGCCTTAATAAAAGACATTGAGAAAAAACAGAAAAAATCCTTTTCTCCTGGGCTTTATGATCTAACCGAACTACAGCGCGATGCGAATAAAATTTTTGGGTATTCTGCTAAGGAAACGTTAAATATCATGCAAAAACTATACGAGCAGCATAAAGTTTTAACCTATCCTCGTACAGACTCACGTTACCTTTCTTCAGATATTGTAGGAACGCTTCCAGAGCGCTTAAGAGCATGTGGAGTAGGAGAGTATCGTCCGTTAACCAATAAGATTTTAAGTAAGCCAATAAAAGTATCGAAATCCTTTGTAGATGACAGCAAAGTATCCGATCACCATGCGATTATTCCAACAGAAGGTTATGTCAACTTCTCAGCCTTCACAGATAAAGAGCGGAAAATATATGACTTAGTGGTAAAACGATTCTTAGCCGTGTTATTTCCAGCATTTGAGTATGAGCAGCTGACGCTTCGTGCAAAAATCGGCGAAGAAAACTTTGTTGCAAGGGGAAAAACGATTTTATCTTCTGGATGGAAAGAAGTATACCAGAATCGCTTTGAAGACGAAGATGGAGCAGACGATCTAAAGGAACAGATTTTGCCGCGTATCGAAAAAGGCGATATCCTTAACCTGAAATTAATCGCGCAAACATCTGGTCAAACGAGTCCTCCTGCCCGTTTTAATGAGGCAACATTACTAACGGCAATGGAAAATCCAACGAAATATATGGAAACCAATGATAAACAACTGGCGGAGACTTTAAAATCAACTGGCGGGTTAGGAACTGTGGCGACACGAGCCGATATTATTGAAAAGCTGTTCAATTCATTTTTACTCGAAAAGCGAGGCAAAGACATTTACCTAACTTCTAAAGGGCGCCAATTATTAGATTTGGTACCTGAAGAACTAAAATCTCCTGCATTGACTGCTGAATGGGAACAAAAGCTTGATCAAATTGCCAAGGGGAAGTTGAAAAAAGATGTTTTTATCAGTGAAATGAAAAAGTACACAAAAGAAATTGTCGCTGAAATTAAAGCGAGTAATAAAAAGTATAAGCACGACAATATCTCTACAAAAAGTTGTCCGGACTGCGGAAAACCAATGCTTGAAGTAAATGGGAAAAAAGGTAAAATGCTTGTCTGCCAAGACCGTGAATGTGGACATCGAAAAAATGTTTCACGAGTCACTAATGCGCGCTGCCCGCAATGCCATAAAAAACTGGAGCTGCGTGGTGAAGGTGAGGGCCAAGTCTTTGCATGTAAATGTGGACATCGTGAAAAATTATCCGTATTTGAAGCACGTCGCAAAAAAGAATCTGGCGGTAAAGTAGATAAACGAACGGTGCAAAAGTATCTGAAAAACCAAAACAAGGAAGAAGAGCCGATTAATACAGCTTTGGCAGATGCGTTGAAGAAGTTGAATTTGAAGTAA
- a CDS encoding MDR family MFS transporter produces the protein MRIRDWDPNLKVRLFSEAMMNITFWMFFPFLTIYFADEFGKSKAGLLLVFSQIFSVIANLMGGYCADRFGRKKMMVLSAIGQGLSFLVFAVASSPWLQSPWLGFIAFAIAGVFGSFYWPASQAMVADVVDEKDRSNVFAIFYTSINIAVVIGPILGAIFYVNYRFETLLFAGFVCMLLGLILAKWTRETAPLQKVNPLEAEGKWYYFLQEQLKDYTLIIKDKTFLLFIIAGVLAGQTFMQLDLLFPVYMKDVIDLQTLFSIGDWSFTVKGEQAFGIVLAENGFLVALLTVVITKWMGSYKERNVFVLSSVIYAISIVLFSQTHWIWGFIIAMAVFTFAELMGAGIQQSFVSKLAPEHMRGQYFAAASLRFTISRTIAPLSIPLTVLIGYEWTFFVLCLLALASAGLYWLMFYSFEKKTALDPN, from the coding sequence ATGAGGATTAGAGATTGGGATCCAAATTTGAAGGTTCGCTTATTTAGCGAAGCTATGATGAACATTACATTTTGGATGTTCTTTCCTTTTCTGACGATTTATTTCGCAGACGAATTTGGTAAAAGTAAAGCTGGTTTATTATTGGTATTTTCACAGATTTTTTCGGTCATCGCAAACTTAATGGGCGGATACTGTGCCGACCGTTTCGGGCGTAAAAAGATGATGGTTCTCTCAGCCATTGGACAAGGGCTTTCTTTCCTAGTCTTTGCTGTTGCAAGTTCTCCTTGGCTTCAGTCACCCTGGTTGGGATTTATTGCATTCGCAATTGCTGGTGTTTTCGGTTCGTTTTATTGGCCTGCCAGTCAAGCAATGGTGGCAGATGTCGTTGATGAAAAAGATAGAAGCAATGTATTTGCTATTTTCTACACTTCTATTAATATTGCAGTGGTAATTGGTCCTATTTTAGGAGCAATTTTTTATGTAAATTATCGTTTTGAAACGTTACTCTTTGCTGGTTTTGTTTGTATGTTACTTGGCTTAATCTTAGCAAAATGGACTAGGGAAACCGCACCGTTACAAAAAGTCAATCCATTGGAAGCTGAAGGTAAATGGTACTATTTCCTACAAGAACAGTTAAAAGATTACACATTAATTATAAAAGATAAAACCTTCCTTCTTTTTATCATTGCGGGTGTCTTGGCGGGTCAAACTTTTATGCAATTAGATCTATTATTTCCTGTTTATATGAAAGACGTTATCGATCTTCAAACTCTATTTTCAATAGGTGACTGGTCATTCACGGTTAAGGGGGAGCAGGCTTTTGGTATTGTGCTTGCAGAGAATGGCTTCCTTGTTGCATTGCTAACGGTAGTCATTACGAAATGGATGGGAAGCTATAAAGAACGAAATGTGTTTGTTTTGTCTTCTGTTATATATGCGATTTCGATTGTACTCTTTAGTCAAACTCATTGGATTTGGGGATTTATCATCGCGATGGCGGTATTTACCTTTGCTGAGTTGATGGGAGCCGGAATTCAACAAAGCTTTGTGTCGAAGCTAGCACCTGAGCATATGCGGGGGCAATATTTTGCTGCCGCAAGCTTACGTTTTACAATCAGCCGCACCATTGCTCCCTTATCTATTCCATTAACGGTTTTAATCGGGTATGAGTGGACATTTTTTGTACTATGCCTGCTGGCGCTTGCAAGTGCAGGATTGTATTGGCTAATGTTTTATTCCTTTGAAAAGAAAACTGCATTGGATCCTAATTAG
- a CDS encoding aminopeptidase: MSEFQRNLEKYAELAVKVGVNIQKEQTLVINTAIDAAEFVRLVVKSAYTAGADNVVVNWTDDVVSRTKYELAPDEAFTTYPVWRAKEMEDFVDQGAAFMAIVSSSPDLLKGVNPERISNFQKAAGTALAKYRQAAQSDKVSWTVIAAPSPDWARKVFPDAPSDQQVSLLWDAIFKAVRVDKENPVEAWKKHDETLHEKVNYLNEKRYQKLHYTAPGTDLTIELPHNHLWVGAGSVNEKGFEFMANMPTEEVFTVPHREGVNGTVASTKPLSYGGNIIDRFSVTFENGRIVDYKAEEGEEFLKRLVETDEGSHYLGEVALVPFNSPISQSNVLFYNTLFDENASNHLAIGSAYAFCIEGGKKMSAEELKENGLNDSITHVDFMIGSEDMDINGIKADGTSEPVFRKGNWAF, encoded by the coding sequence ATGAGTGAATTTCAAAGAAACCTTGAAAAATATGCAGAGCTTGCCGTTAAGGTTGGTGTAAATATACAGAAGGAACAGACTTTGGTTATAAATACGGCCATAGATGCAGCAGAATTTGTCCGTCTTGTTGTCAAGAGTGCCTATACAGCAGGTGCAGATAACGTAGTAGTAAACTGGACCGACGATGTGGTATCCAGAACCAAATATGAATTAGCACCAGATGAAGCTTTTACTACATATCCTGTTTGGCGTGCAAAGGAAATGGAAGACTTTGTTGACCAAGGGGCCGCTTTTATGGCCATTGTTTCTTCAAGCCCTGACTTATTAAAAGGAGTTAATCCAGAACGTATTTCTAACTTCCAAAAGGCTGCAGGAACGGCGCTGGCTAAATACCGTCAAGCAGCACAATCTGATAAAGTCAGCTGGACAGTGATTGCAGCTCCATCTCCTGATTGGGCAAGAAAGGTATTCCCTGACGCACCAAGTGATCAACAAGTTTCATTACTTTGGGACGCCATCTTCAAAGCTGTTCGTGTCGATAAAGAAAATCCTGTGGAAGCTTGGAAGAAGCACGATGAAACCTTACATGAAAAGGTTAATTATCTAAATGAAAAACGCTATCAAAAGCTTCACTATACTGCACCAGGAACAGACTTAACAATCGAACTCCCGCATAACCATCTTTGGGTTGGGGCTGGCAGTGTAAATGAAAAAGGATTTGAATTTATGGCGAATATGCCAACGGAAGAAGTCTTTACTGTTCCTCATCGTGAAGGTGTAAATGGCACCGTTGCAAGCACAAAGCCATTAAGCTACGGTGGAAATATCATTGACCGCTTCTCTGTAACCTTTGAAAACGGAAGAATTGTTGATTATAAGGCTGAAGAAGGTGAGGAGTTCCTAAAGCGTTTAGTTGAAACGGATGAAGGCTCACATTATCTTGGTGAAGTCGCACTCGTTCCTTTCAACTCACCAATTTCACAATCTAATGTACTATTCTATAATACTTTGTTTGATGAAAATGCCTCAAACCACTTAGCAATCGGAAGCGCTTATGCGTTCTGTATTGAAGGCGGTAAGAAAATGTCTGCTGAAGAACTAAAAGAAAATGGTCTCAATGACAGTATTACACATGTCGATTTCATGATTGGCTCAGAGGATATGGACATCAATGGCATTAAAGCAGATGGAACCAGCGAACCGGTATTTAGAAAAGGCAATTGGGCTTTTTAA
- the mscL gene encoding large conductance mechanosensitive channel protein MscL translates to MLNEFKKFAMRGNVIDLAVGVVIGGAFGKIVSSLVADIIMPIVAMLVGRVSVADLAFGEVRYGVFLQSIIDFLIIAFSIFMFIKFLSRFKKKEEEVKVVVQIDKKEELLAEIRDLLKAEKDFSR, encoded by the coding sequence ATGTTAAATGAGTTTAAGAAGTTTGCCATGAGAGGGAATGTGATTGATCTCGCTGTTGGGGTAGTGATTGGCGGAGCATTCGGGAAGATCGTTTCCTCACTGGTTGCAGATATTATTATGCCAATCGTTGCCATGCTCGTGGGAAGGGTTAGTGTCGCGGACCTAGCGTTTGGGGAAGTAAGATATGGGGTATTTCTACAATCGATTATCGATTTCTTGATCATTGCTTTTTCTATATTTATGTTTATTAAATTCCTTTCTCGTTTTAAGAAGAAAGAGGAAGAAGTTAAAGTGGTGGTTCAAATTGATAAGAAAGAAGAACTACTTGCTGAAATACGTGATTTATTAAAAGCAGAAAAAGATTTTTCTCGATAA